One genomic segment of Desulfovibrio sp. UCD-KL4C includes these proteins:
- a CDS encoding response regulator, whose translation MPVKPNYIPQVLIIDDEPFNLEFLELVLRQRGYRIITANNGRTGIELAEKKQPDLILLDIMMPGENGFECATILRLSPETSEIPIIFLTALDDAKSTRKGFDAGAVDFIPKPFEYREVLHRIRLHLKITENDKYILSKTEKSLKSNLQLSVTNDQLPRTNTAKFLATSEISKAYFHESVILANNSESHLLLNFTPPKLNEQIATLIRKALILNTGPLYTPAETFRNIGIALQEAFDHAPNQTIEVTGIYAEIDRGIETLTLVDAGALPPILLQKNGSTVLIEPQSGPLGELGKGLLPCATFEMKKNSRLFIYSTQMLSAFKSAGEGVKELKEACELSSRIDLETACQAAGEMLIKDSNIPDGILIAIEA comes from the coding sequence ATGCCCGTAAAGCCAAACTATATACCTCAAGTTCTAATCATTGATGATGAACCGTTTAATCTTGAATTTCTTGAATTAGTTCTTCGTCAGCGAGGATACAGAATTATTACAGCAAACAACGGCAGAACAGGTATTGAGCTTGCGGAAAAGAAACAGCCTGACCTTATCCTGCTGGATATAATGATGCCAGGAGAAAACGGATTTGAATGTGCAACTATTTTGCGCCTGTCTCCTGAAACTTCAGAAATCCCGATTATTTTTTTAACAGCTCTGGATGATGCAAAAAGCACCAGAAAAGGATTCGATGCCGGAGCCGTAGATTTTATTCCAAAACCTTTCGAGTACAGAGAAGTCTTACATCGAATTAGGCTGCACCTGAAAATAACAGAAAACGATAAGTATATACTAAGCAAAACAGAGAAATCATTAAAATCTAACTTACAACTGTCAGTCACTAATGATCAATTGCCGCGCACAAACACGGCAAAATTTCTTGCAACATCTGAAATATCAAAAGCATACTTTCATGAATCAGTCATTCTAGCCAATAATTCAGAAAGCCATTTGCTGCTGAACTTCACTCCACCGAAATTAAATGAGCAAATCGCAACTTTAATCAGAAAAGCTTTGATTCTTAACACAGGCCCTCTTTACACGCCTGCTGAGACTTTTAGAAATATCGGAATTGCTCTGCAAGAGGCTTTTGACCATGCCCCGAACCAAACAATAGAAGTTACAGGAATATATGCCGAAATTGACCGCGGCATAGAAACCCTTACCTTAGTAGATGCGGGAGCACTTCCGCCCATATTGCTACAAAAGAATGGATCAACTGTTCTTATTGAGCCTCAAAGCGGACCGCTTGGTGAGTTGGGGAAAGGGTTGCTCCCTTGCGCTACTTTCGAAATGAAAAAGAATAGCAGGTTGTTCATTTATAGCACTCAAATGCTATCCGCATTCAAATCCGCAGGAGAGGGAGTAAAAGAACTGAAAGAAGCGTGCGAACTTTCATCAAGAATAGATCTTGAAACAGCCTGTCAGGCTGCAGGAGAAATGCTGATAAAAGATAGCAACATACCGGACGGAATACTCATTGCGATTGAAGCTTAA
- the ald gene encoding alanine dehydrogenase, producing MLIGIPKEVKTMENRVSMTPGAVESLVRRGHSVVVEKGAGSGSGLTDDEYVAAGAKLVTADDAWAVEMVIKVKEPISSEYKYLRKGLLLFTYLHLAADKELTDALLESGTTGIAYETVQLPDKSLPLLTPMSEVAGRMSVQEGALHLKKTKGGRGVLLSGVPGVSPANVMILGGGVVGTNAAKIAVGMGAKVTIFDLNHSRLQYLDDIFNGRVITMTSTEPNIRAAVTQADLVIGAVLIPGAKAPNLITRDMLSTMKEGAVVVDVAVDQGGCVETSKPTTHTNPTFVVDGIVHYGVANMPGDVPRTSTFALVNQTLPYAMQLADKGIDALRTNEPLKLGLNTIDGKLTFAGVGEAFGMETITPDDALA from the coding sequence ATGCTTATTGGTATTCCTAAAGAAGTTAAGACTATGGAAAACAGGGTCTCTATGACTCCTGGCGCAGTTGAAAGCCTTGTCCGTCGTGGGCACAGCGTTGTTGTTGAAAAAGGGGCAGGTTCAGGAAGCGGTCTGACAGATGACGAGTATGTTGCTGCCGGAGCGAAGCTGGTAACGGCTGATGATGCCTGGGCCGTTGAAATGGTCATTAAAGTTAAAGAACCGATTAGTTCTGAGTATAAATATCTCCGCAAGGGACTTTTGCTTTTTACATATCTCCACCTTGCCGCGGACAAAGAGCTGACGGATGCCCTTCTTGAGAGCGGAACCACCGGCATTGCATACGAAACTGTTCAGTTACCGGATAAGTCATTGCCTTTGCTTACTCCTATGAGTGAAGTTGCCGGACGTATGTCTGTTCAGGAAGGCGCACTTCATCTTAAAAAAACTAAGGGCGGCAGAGGGGTGCTGTTGAGCGGGGTGCCCGGTGTATCTCCTGCGAATGTAATGATTCTCGGCGGAGGTGTAGTTGGTACCAACGCTGCTAAGATTGCTGTGGGCATGGGGGCTAAAGTTACAATTTTTGATTTAAACCATTCAAGGCTTCAATATCTTGATGATATTTTTAATGGTAGAGTTATCACCATGACTTCTACTGAGCCGAATATCCGCGCCGCAGTTACTCAGGCTGACCTTGTTATTGGTGCGGTTTTAATTCCAGGTGCCAAAGCTCCTAATCTGATCACCCGTGATATGCTTTCAACAATGAAAGAAGGAGCTGTTGTTGTTGACGTAGCTGTTGATCAGGGCGGATGTGTTGAAACTAGTAAACCGACTACTCACACTAACCCTACTTTTGTAGTTGATGGTATTGTGCATTACGGTGTTGCCAATATGCCCGGTGATGTTCCTAGGACTTCTACCTTTGCGCTGGTTAATCAGACTTTGCCTTATGCAATGCAGCTTGCAGATAAGGGGATTGATGCTTTGCGGACCAATGAACCCTTGAAACTCGGTCTTAATACCATCGACGGCAAACTTACTTTTGCAGGTGTCGGGGAAGCTTTTGGAATGGAGACAATTACTCCTGATGACGCTCTTGCTTAA
- a CDS encoding methyl-accepting chemotaxis protein translates to MQILSRIKIVSKLGIVLITNLILVVTMGVAAYWSSQYLHDELLSVFSTEYAGISVLLEADRDLHQALIAERSMCFITPDSDQFKGQMKDYTDNIGQADTRIKKFLNVFNTPETRKYVDAYFADRKKWDPVTKQVITYVEEGKNAAAQALSLGEAKELFDAMRENLNKLTEIVETQSQLKQTRSNESFQKLIYVLLGITFFSLIFGSLITVVISRNITVPIHKMVAFAQQIKAGDLNATLAVKQKDENGVLAQAFQDMLVQLNRTLAEVKDQSAVVEEKAKQTAEALELAKEATGKAESAKAEGLYQAAEQLDGIVGKLSDAAERISLQADEISQGTAVQSERITGAATAMEEMNASVFEVAKNSGEAASASETAMSQAQDGAKVVENSIEAINATQRQSEELKLNMDELSNQAQSIGQILGVITDIADQTNLLALNAAIEAARAGEAGRGFAVVADEVRKLAEKTMNATKEVGEAISSIQSVADINVKSMERATVDLSRAVELSGQSRTVLSEIVVMVSNSSERVQGIATATEEQSSASEEITRSVDEVSQISQQTAEGILETTNALQSLAAEVEELSALVRSLKEEGSRR, encoded by the coding sequence ATGCAAATATTAAGTCGTATAAAGATTGTATCTAAATTAGGGATTGTTTTAATCACCAATCTTATACTTGTTGTTACAATGGGTGTGGCTGCTTATTGGAGTTCTCAATATTTGCATGATGAATTGCTCAGTGTGTTCAGTACTGAGTATGCTGGTATCAGTGTTTTGCTTGAGGCAGATAGGGATTTGCATCAAGCCCTCATCGCTGAGCGGAGCATGTGCTTTATCACGCCTGATTCAGATCAATTTAAAGGTCAGATGAAAGATTATACTGATAATATAGGACAGGCAGACACAAGAATTAAAAAATTTCTTAATGTTTTTAATACCCCTGAAACAAGGAAATATGTTGACGCATATTTTGCCGATCGGAAAAAATGGGATCCGGTGACAAAGCAAGTTATAACATACGTAGAGGAAGGAAAAAATGCAGCAGCTCAGGCTCTTTCACTTGGTGAAGCGAAAGAGTTGTTTGATGCAATGCGGGAAAATTTAAATAAGCTTACTGAAATCGTTGAAACTCAATCACAATTAAAACAAACAAGATCCAATGAGTCATTTCAAAAACTGATTTATGTCCTTTTAGGAATAACCTTTTTCAGCTTGATCTTCGGCTCTTTAATCACGGTAGTTATTTCTCGCAATATCACAGTTCCTATTCATAAAATGGTTGCGTTTGCACAGCAGATCAAGGCTGGAGACCTGAATGCAACACTTGCGGTGAAGCAAAAAGATGAAAACGGAGTTCTTGCTCAGGCATTCCAAGATATGCTGGTTCAATTGAATCGAACTTTGGCAGAAGTTAAGGACCAAAGTGCTGTAGTTGAAGAAAAGGCTAAGCAGACAGCGGAAGCTCTAGAGCTGGCTAAAGAGGCTACCGGAAAAGCTGAATCTGCCAAAGCTGAAGGGTTGTACCAGGCTGCTGAACAGCTTGATGGAATAGTTGGAAAACTTTCTGATGCCGCAGAAAGAATCTCCCTTCAGGCTGATGAAATCAGTCAGGGAACAGCCGTGCAGTCTGAAAGAATCACAGGCGCGGCAACTGCAATGGAAGAAATGAATGCTTCTGTTTTTGAGGTTGCAAAAAATTCAGGGGAAGCGGCTTCTGCAAGTGAAACCGCAATGTCTCAAGCTCAAGATGGCGCAAAGGTTGTAGAAAATTCAATTGAAGCTATTAATGCAACTCAACGACAATCGGAAGAATTAAAGCTTAATATGGACGAGCTTAGCAATCAGGCTCAGTCGATAGGTCAAATACTTGGTGTAATAACAGATATTGCAGATCAGACAAATCTGTTGGCATTAAATGCTGCAATCGAGGCAGCAAGAGCTGGAGAAGCTGGAAGGGGATTTGCTGTTGTTGCTGATGAAGTTCGTAAGCTTGCTGAAAAAACAATGAATGCCACTAAAGAAGTAGGGGAAGCTATTTCGTCCATACAAAGTGTTGCAGACATCAACGTTAAATCTATGGAGAGAGCAACTGTGGATCTTAGTCGGGCTGTTGAACTTTCAGGACAGTCTAGAACGGTCTTGTCTGAAATAGTTGTAATGGTGAGTAATTCTTCTGAAAGAGTTCAAGGTATAGCTACTGCTACGGAAGAACAATCGTCTGCGTCAGAAGAAATTACCAGATCTGTTGATGAAGTCAGTCAGATTTCACAGCAGACAGCAGAAGGTATTTTGGAAACAACGAATGCATTGCAAAGTCTCGCTGCCGAAGTTGAAGAACTGTCTGCACTGGTGCGTAGCTTAAAAGAAGAAGGTAGCAGACGATAG